In a genomic window of Amycolatopsis japonica:
- a CDS encoding response regulator transcription factor, whose amino-acid sequence MNTENPVRLLVVDDEPHIADLVATVARYEGWQAVTAGSGEAALAKAAEFVPDIVVLDLMLPGIDGFTVLDKLREAGTAVPVVFLTAKDATADRVAGLTRGGDDYLVKPFSVEELMARLRAVLRRSTNQAKAAVLRVGDLTLNEDTREVARDGKPADLTPTEYELLRYLMRHSPSVMTKAQILDHVWEYDFGGRSNVVELVISHLRRKLDTGDEPLIHTVRGVGYVVRQAAR is encoded by the coding sequence GTGAACACCGAGAACCCCGTGCGCCTGCTGGTGGTGGACGACGAGCCGCATATCGCCGATCTGGTGGCCACCGTCGCCCGCTACGAGGGGTGGCAGGCCGTGACCGCCGGATCGGGCGAGGCCGCGCTGGCCAAGGCGGCCGAATTCGTGCCCGACATCGTCGTGCTCGACCTGATGCTGCCCGGGATCGACGGGTTCACCGTGCTGGACAAGCTCCGCGAGGCCGGGACGGCGGTGCCCGTGGTCTTCCTCACCGCGAAGGACGCGACCGCGGACCGCGTCGCCGGGCTCACCCGGGGCGGTGACGACTACCTCGTGAAGCCGTTCTCCGTCGAGGAACTGATGGCGCGGCTGCGCGCGGTCCTGCGGCGGAGCACCAACCAGGCCAAGGCCGCGGTGCTGCGGGTCGGCGACCTGACCCTCAACGAGGACACCCGCGAGGTCGCCCGTGACGGCAAACCGGCCGACCTGACCCCGACCGAGTACGAACTGCTTCGCTATCTCATGCGGCATTCGCCCTCGGTGATGACGAAGGCGCAGATCCTCGACCACGTCTGGGAGTACGACTTCGGCGGCCGGTCCAATGTGGTCGAACTCGTCATCTCGCATCTGCGCCGCAAACTCGACACGGGCGACGAGCCGCTGATCCACACCGTGCGCGGCGTGGGCTACGTCGTGCGGCAGGCGGCGAGATGA